The Lates calcarifer isolate ASB-BC8 linkage group LG18, TLL_Latcal_v3, whole genome shotgun sequence region GGGAAGAGGCTGAGAAAGCCGCCCTTGGAGTGGTAAAGATGTACATTAATATGGCACACGGGTGGAGTCCTCTCAGAGAATTTGTGGTTGTGACAGCCCCTGAACAGGATGCTGAACACAAAAAGAGAGCCCTGGCCCTCCTAAGTAGTGAGAAAGAGGCCAGAGCTGAGTTGAGTAAGAAGACAGAAGACCTGGTAGAGCCAGGGAAGCCGAGCTACACGCCACAGGCAACAACCAAGCCCAAGAACGCCGAAGCCAAGTCCCCGCGGGGGAGCTACACCCTGAAGTTCGGCTTGGACGAGGCTGCAGGCAAGAGCCCTCAGCGAAGGGGGACTGATGAAGCTGACGACTAGGACGACGGATCCTAACTGAATACAAGAATGACTGGACTCAGCCCGCGGGATgcaggaaaaggaagaagagcATCAGGAGCAACCGACTGGGAGACTCCAGCTGAAACCACAGATGAAGACAACAGGAATCCAGCCCCAAATAATGATGAGCAAGAATCAGACAATGACGAGGGAGCCAGCCTGGACTCAGTAATGAACATACCTGAGCCAGTGTACCCAGACCTGACGGCAAGGATTGTCAGCGTGCTCAAAACCACCGAGGGAATGGCTAGGGACATCAGATATGGAACAATGACAACCAGGAATGATAGGCAAGCATTCGCGCCAGAGGTCTGCCAGAGCAGCTGTGATCTCCCAGAAGTATGGGTTGACCAGTTGGAGGAAGAGAAGACCTTGGAGGTAAGCGCTCCAATGAGTGAGTGGGCTAACATACCACTGACAACTACCTATATCTCGCTAGCAGCTTGTATAGAACTAACAGGTAATTTCAGAACAGCCTATTTGGCGGTCACGCATGATGTGATGCTAAGGAGAATGAAGAGGCCAGCCCACAGGTACACCCAGGAGATACTCAGGGAAAAGCAGAGAGTCTTCTCAGACGAGGTGCCCCATCCAAGCCCCTTGAAGCCTAAAAAGACAGCCAGGTCCCCCTCAAAATCCGGTCAGTCAGAGGCAGAAGAGCAGAAACCCAAACTGGCGATGCATCAGGTGATCACTCTGTGATCATCTCCTGGTGTCAGTGGATCACTGTGATAGTCAAGTTAAAACATCAGTTTCACtaactctttctttgtgtttacagtgtatttACCTGTACAGGTGAACCCATCTCCTTCATAAAATGGCTGACAGACGCAGGTGTTGTTTTCCTTACAGCCGGCCTTTGGAGAACAGGGCGGAGAACACCTGAAGACTTCagctgcaggagacagagactcAGTCAGAGATCAGGGGTTTATGAGTGGCGgtcagccaccagggggcgaccCTCTCCTGTCGGCCATCTttgtttacagagagagaacagaggatcTGAGAGTGTGATGTTTAATAAACGGTGAACTCACTCTGCTCCGCGTCACATCGCTCTCCAGTCCATCCTGCCTCACACAGACACGCCCCCGTACCTCTGCGTCCATCGTCACATGACCCGTGTTCTGAGCAGTTACAGGCTGAAACACGTTAAACACAGACGGTCAGAGGAACCTGCAGGATCAGGACTCACACAGGAAACCACGTGACACCTGCTCACCTTTACAGGTTGAACCATAAAACCCGTCGCTGCACCGCTCGCAGGCCACGCCCCCGAAACCGGTGTCATAGGTCCAGGTTCCGTTACCAAGGTGACCGTCATCACATTTACCACGGTTACTGCAGGGAGAGCCCATGCCGCCAGGACACACTGAGAACCAATCATGATGAGCTCATTAATATATTCATGATGTCAGAAGGAAAAATGGAGACCTCTTTGTACCAAAAACAAACGAAATGAAGGAAATGAAGGCATtaggaataataaaaataaaaatatttatagtAAAAATCAGAACATTTTAGTTGACTGatgaaatattcagtaaaaATCTCAATGGTTTGACTTGTCAAAATTATAAATCAAAAAAAGAATTTACGTTAAAGTTATTAGAATATGTtgaacagatgatgatgatgatgatgatgatgatcagaCCTTTAGATTGGATCCTCTGGGACAGCGAGAAGCTGAGGAGATGCACAGTCCACAACTCATctaccacagaagaagaaaaacaacatgcagaCCTTCAACGTCCTGGATGCTATCAGAGGCTgatggctaatgttagctgtgAGTAATTCTGATGACTTGTTGTTGTGActtgttaaaaaataatcatacaGCTGCATGATTTGTGATAAGCAAGAAGTTTTAGGTATCACGATGACTAGCGATAAACGATAACGAGAGAATGAGTTGAGACATGCCTGAGTTGGAAAGTCTCTGAAAGCCTGCAGAGGCTAAAACGAGAAGTTAGTCTTTACACTGTAAGTGGTATGAAGAGAGAGTGTGACACCAATGAATGTgatttaaacaaattattttaataaaaaatataaaattattgTATGACTGTACTGATGATTATGGAATCAAATGTGCTGAGAATATCTGTGAAATGAATATGATACAGAGTAGAAGAGACGGTATGTGAGCTGAgtgattcaattcaattttatttatatagcgccatatcacaacaaaagtcatctcaagacacttttcatatcgagcaggtctagaccagaCTCTTTAAATAAAggtaattacagagagagacccaaatgatgatgatgtgataaAATTACCGATTGCAAAAGATGTCATCTGACCACACACCGGGTGTAAGTTGGTGtgtaaaagaggaagagagagagagagagagagagagagagagagcaaccTGGGAttataaaaagagaaactcaaGGTAGTTTTTCGGCTCTTCGTCGTGCAACGGTGGATCATCACCATCGGAGACCCCTACTCAGACAACCACCAAGAGAGACGGACTCTGCAAGCTCCTCTGTCATCCAGAGGAAGAGACTGCGAAGATCCTACTGCTGAAACCCATAAACCGGAGGAGACCACAAGACACAGCTTTGCCAGCCAGCTGCGGTCTGTCTCTTTCCAAAAGATTTAACTCCAAATTAACCAACTTCAGCTCCCAAACAGGTTCAGTGAGTGATTTATTTctgaatgtcattttaattgatTGCTATTATTGTTCTAATATAATGTTGAGTTGTTTGCTTTGCCATTGCTTAAACTAAGTTTAATAAATATCTATTCTGCAGTTGTAGACATTGACCTTCTGTTCTACCACGATAGTAGTATCATAGGCTAAAATGTGTATAATATTCTACAGGTTGCTTCAGCCAGTAGAAataacagacccttggggcttacaAAGCCACTAAAATTTATCttagcaccataccaagtgcacAGATCTAtaagaggagagctgctgtTAACAGGTGTGACTGGGTGTTTGTGCTCAACCCTGAGAGGCTACTCGGTTGAGTGCAGCCCTAGTGGAAGCAGGGTAGGCATCTGGATGAAGGCAGTTAGAAGCTAGCCTCGACACCAGCTTAAATAGCTTCAGAAACTATAACTATTGGTTAATGTGATATTCAACTTGTTTCTCTGTGCTTGTGTAAATGTAGGAGGTGTTTTCCTACCTGCAGTGATGGGGGGTAACACCAGGATCTTTGCttcagtctgtctgctgctctgctggatGCTGCTCATCCACCCAGCCAGAGGTGGAAATCCATCTTCAAAGGTGGGAGGACACAGACAAAAATCCTCAGCACTGCACAAACAACAAGGGGAAAATGAACACTGTGTTATTTCAATGAATCAGACAGAGACCTGTTCTCTATCCCTCTATCAACACCAGTTATATTCTGAATGTAACTCTGTAAAAGTTAAATTGTTGTGATTGGACTGATTGATTCTCTCTGTTTATTGTGGTCAAAACGTGTCATACAGTCAGAGTAAACTGTGTAGAATGGCaggaaatgtcatttaaaaataagagtCACTGCAGATGGAGACTGTGCTGGTTTAAAGCAAACAGGTCGTCAGTGAACGTTACTGATGTGTTCAGCATCAACGTGTCTGTGACATTAACAGatcatctgatctgatctgtttcCTATAAAACactttctctgctgcagtttagttttATACAAACGTCAATTCTCAGGTGGTTTGACCTCTGACATTTAacttcatctcttctctcttctgcCCTTAGATCACAACCATACCACTCGACATGTCTGTCAATGCTGTTGATGACATGTACTTTGGCTGCACTGAACAAATGAGGaataaactcaaaaacaaacGGGACCAGCTGAGCATATCTAACAAATCCcagaaagatttaaaaaactGCTTGGAAAAggctaaaaagaaaacagacaatgcAGCTCTTACCCCAGATCATGTGCAGGCAATCTGTACATACACATCTGATGGCATTTATAAGGAGTTTAATAGAGCAGTCAGGGAAGACAAGAGCAAGTATGGGAAGTCCTTCCCATACCAGTCTTTACATTTCTGGCTAACAGATGCCATACAAGTCCTGAATGAAGCTAGGAGGAAGGCACTGAAAAAGCCAGAAAGCTGTGAGACAACTTATCGAAGAACCCATGACGTATTTACTGGAAAAGTCAACAACAGAATTCGGTTAGGTTCCTTTTCTTCCACCTCTCGCAGAACTAACCTGACATTCTTTGGTAAAGAAACCTGTTTTGTAATTGAAACCTGTCTAGCAGCTTATGTGGCAGATTATTCAATCTATGACCAGGAGGAGGTTCTGATACCTCCATATGAAACATTCAAGATAACAAAGAAAATTGAGGATAATAAAGATAAACCTGCAGGTCTGACTGACTGTAAAGTCGTCTATGAGTTGAAGCATGCAGGAGGTAAAAgtgttttaaactgtaaaacatcaggTGTAGCTGCAGCTGCAAGAGAAGTTACGCAGCAGAATTAAAAACTATCTTAGctgctgctgaaatatttaCCATAAGAATCCATCTGTGAGGCTTCAGCCTTATTCAGAACATCTCTGTGTCTAACATGTGTCTCAGTGTGAAATCAATAAACAtgttgtgaagaaaaaaagtggatttgttgtttttgttcagttaatGGTCAACAACCATCAACACCATGAACACTGACTAACTCTGATAATGTTTCCAATCACATCGATCAATAAATATTCactcaaacagcagagagggtTTATTTTGATGACAGGGTTTGATCACATTCATCTTTGGAAACTGTCTCTTCCCTCCAGTCAGAGTTTACCTGTCTCTGAAACTCAGGCAGCCAAACTAAACCTCATCTGACCAACTCACAGCAGCAAGAAGATTTTCATAGACTCACTCATCAGGTCTCGTTGTTCTGGTCTCAGGTTCTTTGGTTAATGCATCTCGTCCCATTGATCTGATttccagagaaaacaaaacagaaaagaaattaaACCACGTCTTCATCACCACAGCTGTGAagtaaaagaaacaataaaaactgttgatCAAGTCTGGACAGGCCTGATCCCAAACCACCACCAGATCAGGTTACACTGATGGAGGGGGAGAGTAGAAATGGAAATTATGGGATGTCCTCACCACTGTACTGGAACAAGGAAGCAGCCGTCACCACGGCAACAGATAGATGCTCTGCTGATATGGCTGTGTCGTCTTTTCCTCCGTCCCTGTGACGACATAACAACATAACAGTACTGGTTTTGGTCCAAACAGCATCAGGAAGCAGGAACAAACAGACACTCAGATAAAACAGTTACCTGTGTGCCTTTGATGAGTCACAGTGAGTCTGTTTACCTGTAaacctctgttttctttctgaccTTAGGGTCAGTTGTTCTTTCCAATGTCAACATCCTAACATCCTAACATCACAAGGCTATGAACTGTGGGTAATTCCCTCCTGAAGAGTCTGAGATGCAGAGACAGTCCTGCACCTGATgatctgacagagagacagacctGAGTCCTCAAAGTCTGAGAGTCTGAGACTGTGGATGATCAGTCTCAGTGAATCTGTTAAACCTGAAACTCTGTTTCATTCATGTCTACAGTCTGTTATTGTGTCGTCCTGACTGTCCAAAACCTGCTGAATCTATTTCCTGTCCTGTTTGTCCGTCCTGAGGGCTGCGGTTGaatagtcaaaaaaaatctcctctcCTGACCACTTTTCCTCGACCTCaatggaaaacattttgatgtgaaggaaagatgtgaaggaggaTTGATAAGGACTTAGGAAAACAGCAATGTTTAGAGAATCTGACTGCTGTAAAACTCTGCTGTCTTCAAACCTTTAAACCTTAACTTTATTTCTACCAGATGAAGACCTGtacagagacaaactgctgtAAACTCCagttcaataaggtttcctgtccaacacagaatcaCTGCTTCTTCTTCAGACAGGTTAGAAACTCACTTCATCCTCAGCACAGATCAAAGTGTTATCACCTCATGTTAAAGtctgatgtgtgtctgtgcagctggATTCAGTCTGAAACTGTCAAACACAACGGATCaccataacaacaacaacaacaacaacaacaacaacaaccatacagctgctgctgcaggtcaggatttgttcatgttcagtacAAACAGATTCAGCTCAAAGCAGACGAACTCTGAAGTCACTTTAACTCAGGTTATAgtttcagagctgctgatgtttctctgtttcttcagAGTTGAACTTGAATCATCTGAATGTGACGATAAATGGAAGTTTCTCTGAACACTTTGGATTCAGTGGTACGTTCAAAAACCTTAAACATTAAGTCTGGAACTGATCTACATCagatctgatttttttcttcctctttggaaactgacaaaaaattcAGTTTCAAACATCATTGGacaaaaaaagttgtttgtttaagttttatcattttatttataaaataatgttttataaaaatgtaaatatgtgagATTCATGTTTGATctgttagttttggtttcatgttgAAATTTGTGAGAGCCCTACACAATCTGGACTGAGACCAGACCAAGGTTTAGTTCTTTGGTCCAGACCCTGGTCTGAGGACCCTTTCACACCAATGTTGTTTGATCCGAACcaacagcaggtgtgaaaggGTCCTCAGatacaataaaaatcttctGATAAAAACCTTCTTCTGAAGTTTTgaaatacttttacattttgtaatttctTTCCCTTGTTAACTTGTTGATCTAAGACCTGGCCGGGGTCCAGCCCTTCAGTCCAGAGCAGGAGATGGAGTCTAGGATCATCGGGGGTCAGGAGGCCTGGGCTCACTCGTGGCCCTGGCAGGTTTCTCTTCGTTTGCCACCATGCCAGCCATCATCAGCCCGCTGTGGGTcatctctgctgctcactgcttcaaaaggtcagaggtcatcagctCTTTGGTTTCTGACACAGCAGAGGTCAACAGGTTCTGATCGGCCAACAAACATCACACGTCAGATTTTATCACAGttaaacagatgaaaaacacttttcttCATCACTGTTGAAATGATTTCACTGTTTAAACGTTacgttgacctctgacctctcactCTGTGAGAACAACATCTGTCTCAACAGCTGCTGAATAAACCTGTTTACAGATACAACAAAGCTTCTTTCTGGACTGTTCTGGCTGGAAAACACGACCTGGATAATCCTCATGAGGCAGGACAACAGGTCAGACACATTGATCCTTCACTGATTAATCAGATCAGAAAATCAGAGTGATTGACTCTGAACAGTTCTGTGCAAAAATTTTAGGTACTTTGGATGTTTTTACTCACATCCTTCATCAGTGCTATCAGGGGCAGGTTCCCATGACCTGGTAAAAACCTTCACTCCCCTGAGGGAACAgatgtgtaaaatctgttttcaaacTCTCGTTGGTCGTTCAGGAGGTTGGAGTCTCAATGATCATCAACCACTATGGCTACAACACTCGGACTAAAGAGAGCGACATGGCTCTGCTGAAGCTGCAGCGACCTGTGGTCTTCAACCAGTTCGTCAGACCCATCGACCTCTGGATGACTCCGCTGCCTGTCCACAGGAAGTGCACCATCACCGGCTGGGGCTCCACCCCAGAGAGTGAGGACACGTTCAGACTCGTTTCTAGAACTCCTCCACGTCTCCAGTCCAACGGACGCCATTACTGCAGCGGAGCGCTCATCCACCGCCGCTGGGTCATCACCGCCAAACACTGTAACGTCAGATAGATCAATGGTGTTCCTGCTGATGGCTGGTTCCTCCTctgttaaccctaaccctgactgTCTGTCCCTGCAGAGCTAAAGAGGACATTGTGGCTCTGGGAGTCCACGACCTCCGGTTCTCCTCGTCTCAAACCGTCCCTGTGGATGAAGTCTTCAACCTGCCGCAGGACGGCAGCTTCCCGCCAAAATCTGACCTGTCTCTGGTCTGCCTCAGCGTTCCTGCCAGATTCAGTAAGAAAAGAGTTTAACTGAGATCCCTCCTCAGTGTCGTACAGATCGATGAGACTGTGGTTCTGTCTCCAGACCCTCAGGTGTCTCCGGTTTGTGTCCCTGACGAGGACGA contains the following coding sequences:
- the LOC108892106 gene encoding T-cell ecto-ADP-ribosyltransferase 1-like; its protein translation is MGGNTRIFASVCLLLCWMLLIHPARGGNPSSKITTIPLDMSVNAVDDMYFGCTEQMRNKLKNKRDQLSISNKSQKDLKNCLEKAKKKTDNAALTPDHVQAICTYTSDGIYKEFNRAVREDKSKYGKSFPYQSLHFWLTDAIQVLNEARRKALKKPESCETTYRRTHDVFTGKVNNRIRLGSFSSTSRRTNLTFFGKETCFVIETCLAAYVADYSIYDQEEVLIPPYETFKITKKIEDNKDKPAGLTDCKVVYELKHAGGKSVLNCKTSGVAAAAREVTQQN